CAAGCAAGGTCATTCATGTTGAAAATTGACAAGCTCCGTAGACAATGGCTGCAGAACTTCTTTGACAACTATTTAAGCCAATTTTGATTATGTAGGTGCATTTTGTTAGAATTTAGGCTTTTCTATTTGGACAATTTGGCATTTTGGTATTTATCAGACTATTTGGACAATTAGGTTGAGAAAAATTGATGCTTAGAGTTCCAGGGCCACAAAAATTGAAGTGGTATAGCTGCAATgagataattttcaaaaaaaaatgagatagttttccaaaaaaaatttatacataccaaacattaaaaaacatTCTTAAGCCAATTTTCAAGAtcgttaccaaacactgaaaaatgagataattttccaaaaaatgttCTCTGGAAAATGACcacttttccaaaaaacatTAATACTGAAACAAATAGAGCGTGCGTCTTTTCTACTTTCTAGTCCACATGAGAAAGATgttgtaatttgttttttagaatactaatgGCTCATTTGGTACATCCAttcaaacacatgtttttaatttttaaacaatattacacgtattttcacacacttttttaacacacacaaagggagaggggagaaggttttaaagaaacttacaggagtgtatatataaaatgacCTAACTCTTGGATACATAGTACATGCTTTAAACCTATATGGCTCATACTTATTTTCCAATATGGGATTAACTcactgtttttttcttttgagaatactaagtattttaatatatacacacaagaggagaggggagaaggttttaaaaaaactaacagTGGTGTATATCAAAAATGGCTTAACTCTTGGATACACCGTACAGACTTTAAATCTCTATAATTCACactaatttttcaattattgtaACTTGTAATTTGTATGCAATTATTGTTACATATAATACCATCTTGAGGATTTAatcaaaacatttaaaaaaaaatttattattaaacctTACATTCTTTAGATACacttatctctcaaaaaaaaactctatagttagcttttcattaatttttttagcagTAAGCTAATTCAAATGTACACTAATATAGGCCAAGCCCAACAGTATATTGAAGTCATCAATATCTACAAGGGCGTAGAGGATAAAACATTATCAGTTATCCACCAtatcaaaatattcaaaatcaataaaaacttattaattcaGCTGCGAAACAGATTGAGAGTAACAAAaacttatcaattaaaaaaatataatgaaaattaaTATGTATAATTATTACTTCTATAATATTAcgatgactaaaaaaaaaaagatagaaatgaAGGAAACAATGAAAGTGGTGATGTGATGTAAACGGCTGGTGCAAAACTAGTGGTGGTAGCCCACATTAGTGTAATCCGAATCTCATTGTTACACAAACCCATTAATCTCTACTAACTTCGAGGTCACAAGTGACAAGAGTGACTACTTTTGTGGGTCCTCATTTGCCAACCCCTTCCCTTCCCTTTCCCTAACGAAACTGTGACTCAACCATAGTCCAAACCAAGACTCCTAATCACTCTCAAAtacactcactctctctctctctctctttctgagTCTTACTTCTTTTTCTCACCAAATCATTCTTTCAATTTCAAAGATCAAAAACACACGCACACTTATCCAGGAAAACCAACATACATTCTATAATCTATTacttaaaaccaaaaataaaaagagaatcaattctgttttcatttttttttttttataaatattgttgGTGACTCTGTATTACCAGTAGTTGGCTTTACCATTTTCTTTGTTACTTTATATCTGAGCACAGAGTGGcttttctttgctctctttctttttgcacCATTTCTCTATGGTTAGCAACCTCTCAGTCTagctagcttttttttttcacacccATCATGGAGATTAAGCCTCTCCtattatctttcttcttcttcattcttcttctcttggaTGCCTCCAAAGCTCAGATGCcaggtgctctctctctctctaactttctCTTATGTATatttctaaccaaaaaaaaaatcttttttttaaaatttttttttttaaatggatttgAATTACTCTGATCTTTTTATTGCCCTGTACATGAATTCTAATCATGCTTCAACTGTCAATTTgatatttgtcattttttttaattataaagtaatattttttaagaaaaattttcactTGGGTGTGACTGTCACTAATGGCAATGAACAATTGGAAGGGAAAGTTACAATCTTTACAGTCAACCTCCAAGGAACTAACAACaagacgaaaaaaaaaaatgatgactgGGAAATTTTAGAGCAAAGAAAAACACTAAAACAGTGACTTTTCGTCGTTTTGGCTTTTGTGGTTGATATAATAAATGATGGAAAATAAGGAATTTAAGCCATAAGTCTTAATTGAAATGTAAACACTTCAAATCCTGTGCTTAAACAACTCCCTCAAAAGTCAAGAACATGTCAACTGTATAGTAGTTAATTACATTAATATTGTTTCCTTAATAACCTACAACAACCTAAAACTTTGATCTTTTTAGGTAGTCTTGTAAGATTTGAATTGCATTAAAAttcacatcttttattttttttatttgccaaTTAAGTTGATATGAATAATCTGCATGCTTATAAGTGGGTtatgaattaaatttatgagtCACTTTTTTGGAATGTTGTGGGAAGTTTGAATGTTTGATCAATCCGGTTTGGGTGGTTGAATATGTCCAAGTCCTGGTAAATTATCGAGTAAATCAATAAGTTAAGATCCTAATCCATTTCCGTTGAACTTTAGAATAATTTGCAACGCGcgcacacacactcacacacttatatataatatatatatatatatatatatatatatatatatatatatatatatataagtgtgtgagtgtgtgcgCGCACGCTAACTTTGTATGCCTCTATTACAAGGGATGAGTTTTTTTGCTATACGAGATTTATTTTAAGACAACATTGATGCCGCTCCTATTTCTGTTCTTTTAATATGTCTTTGTTGATAATTGCATAAGGTTGTCccaatttggtgatttttatacTCACTGAATTGGCTTTTAGATTTTGCCTGTCATGTGATAATTACATTTGTTAGAGAATAACAGTTCCTCATAGAGTTTTCCTTGTAAAAACTTCATGTAGGAGTTTGGAATCACTTTTCTTCTACATTAATGTTTCTAACAGATTTTGTCTTTTGACTCAGGTTTTGTTAGTTTTGACTGTGGAGGCAAAGAAAATTTCACGGACGAAATTGGTCTCGAGTGGACTCCTGACATTAAACTGATGTATGGAGAAACAGCTGGTATATCTGTTGCAAATGAGACACGCAGGCAATACGAGACCCTGAGACACTTCCCTGCAGATTCCAGGAAGTATTGTTACACGCTTAATGTCATAAGTAGGTCTAGGTACCTTCTGAGAGCAACATTCTTGTATGGTAACTTTGACAACAACAATGTTTATCCGAAATTTGACATTTCCCTTGGGGCGACTTACTGGTCCACAATAGTCATTTCAGATGCTAGTACTGTAGAGGTCCGAGAGCTAATATTCCTGGCTTTAAGTCCTACTATCAGTGTGTGCTTATCCAATGCTACAACTGGGCAGCCATTTATATCTACTCTTGAGCTCCGACAATTTAATGGTTCAATCTACTACACAGATTTTGAGGAGCTGTATTACCTCAGTGTCTCTGCAAGGATAAACTTTGGTGCAGATAGCGAAGCTCCAGTTAGGTATGCTTAGAATATTTGGTTAGAAGTGCCTAACAGCCTGCTATTTTGAATACATGGTTATCTGAAcgcattttaaaataaataatatacacGAAACAGTATGAGAAGAAAACATTAAGTTACTAAAGCTATTGTCACACACATAGATGCTGAACACCCTATTAAGGGAATTTTGAGGTACGAGAGGGTTAGTAGCTACAcatttattatttgaattgttttccATATTATGAGAAGATCTGATGACTGTATTTTTGTTATTCTAGGTATCCTGATGACCCCTTTGATAGAATATGGGAGTCAGACTCTTTGAAGAGAGCAAATTACCTTGTTGATGTTGCTGCTGGAACTGAAAAGGTGTCAACCCGAAAGCCAATTTATGTAAACAGTAAAGAGGTACCACCTCAAAAAGTGATGCAGACAGCTGTAGAAGGCACAAATGGGTCATTAACTTACCGGTTAAATTTGGATGGTTTTCCTGGTTTTGGATGGGCAGTCACCTACTTTGCAGAAATTGAAGATTTGGGTCCAGATGAGACTAGAAAATTTAGACTAGTCCTTCCAGGCTATACTGATTTAAGCAAGGCTGTAGTCAATATTGAAGAGAATGCTCAGGGAAAATATCGTCTTTATGAGCCTGGATTTACGAACTTATCCCTTCCCtttgtattatattttagaTTTGGAAAAACATCTGATTCTATAAGGGGGCCTCTTTTGAATGCTATGGAGATAAATAGGTATCTGGAGAAAAATGATGGTTCTTTAGATGGTAAGTATAACAATGGTTCCTTGAATATACATAGTATGGTTTTTTTGCTCTTGAGCATTGTTCTTTACCATGAACTTCCATGAGTTGCAGGAGTGTCTATTGCAAAAATAGTTTCATATTACTCATCATCTGATTGGGCACAAGAAGGTGGTGACCCGTGTCTACCAGTTCCATGGTCATGGGTGCAGTGTAACTCGGATCCACAACcaaaaattgttaaaatgtAAACTTTTAGGCCTTTTTGAGGTTTTATCTCATCAATACCtaattagtttttctttgtttaaagTTAGTCCCATACATAGATGAATACAGATGTCACTGATCTAACCTCAATTACTCTGTCCCTGGTGTTTGGCAGTACATTGTCTGGAAAGAACTTGACAGGGAATATCCCTTCAGACTTTGCAAAGTTGACCGGTTTAGTTGAGTTGTAAGTTTGGTACCACATTTCCATTTTTCTGGAGGGTGATAATTGGTTTCCATGATTAGTTCCACTAGTATTGATGACCCTTGAATCATCATAATCCATGTCTTTTGGTTGCAGGTGGGTTGATAATAATTCATTGAGTGGTCCAATACCTGATTTTACTGGATGCGTAGACTTGAAAATCATGTAATCTATCAtaaatttttctctttatcatgggttttaataataaatttagctAACCACAATCTTAACCTTGTATAGTCATCTCGAGAACAATCAGTTGACGGGTGAGCTGCCTTCCTCTTTGATGAACCTTCCAAATTTGAGGGAATTGTAAGTTATTACGAGTCATGATTTCTATATTGGTTTATTTAATGCCTCCCAATTTCAAAGATTCTTTACCTTAAGTTGATGCATTAGAAATTATATACGTTATGATAGATCGTAAGATATACTCCATATTTGTATTCAttctcatttattttaattaagtgTTGTCATTCTGTTTGAGCCGAAGATCTTATATACTTGATGCATCTGGTGGTTGCAGGTATGTGCAAAACAATATGTTGTCAGGAACTATGCCATCGGGTCTTCTCaataaaaacttgattttgaagtgAGTGTGACTTTTTGCAATTAAATTTGGGATTCCATAAATTTGGACATGTTAAGAAAGGAGAATATTATTGACATGcacacatattaaaaaatatttaatcttaAAATGTATGACCGCATTGCATTGGAAACGTTagcataaaatttttaactaagttctctagaaaatgaaaatggtCTTTGGAACATGAAAATGATACAGTTTAAACCAAACAAGGTCACAATTGCAGTCAAATGGGTTTTGTTACAAGGTTTTAGACTGAGAGGTCTAgatttgtttagattttttagCAAGACTTTGCTTATGGATGGCCACATAAGTAATTATGGAAGTAATAAGGAATTAGATGTCATTTTAAGGTAGTTTTGTCTAAGAGGGATACCCATTTGTTGAACTACTTTTAACTTTTCCTCCTCTTTAAAAGTTTGTTGTTTTGGAGAAGATATTATTGCTTTCAACCAAATGGATAATGATAGGACTCgatttttgtatgtttcttcTTAGCTGAAGATAATGTTGTCTCTTTGTTTCTAACTGTGGAAACCAAATTGACTTTGAAGCCACTGCCTCATAAAAACATAGCTATATTCAGTTTATGTATTTTACTCCACAGTATggtttagatttgtttttgcaTGCTAAAATGTTGACTTGAGATCATATTTTCAGATTCAACATGAATGTTGATATCTACATCCTGGCTCCTCCAATGCCTTTTTGTTCACCTTGTTATTCATTGACTTCTTTGCTATCCCCTTTTTatttgggggtgggggggggggggggtctttGTATGTGTCCATCACTCCTATCAAGGGTGCTGATGCAGGACGGGtagaaaatagaaataagatgaaaagaaagagaaaacgtGACAAATCTTCCCTGCCTAGAATTTACTTGAAAACCTTAGGCTTCAGAacctaaagggtgcttggaacggccaacaagaagaaaaaacattCTCTAATCagaaaattcatattcaaattgGACAGCCTCAAACTCTTCCTGTAGCCTCTTTTTAGTAGGCTTCATGGATTACATTAAGTCACAATTTCATCGCATAAAATCCTCAACAACATTAAAGAGCAAAttctaaattcaaattcattatAAAACCTAATATCTCaaagaaaatctaaaataattgattttgaaaagttttggtgCTCCTTGCATCATACTCCCTTGGTTGGAGAAAACTTGATCTCAAGTTTTGAAGTGCTCGATTCTCTCTCTAGCTGAAGTTTTGTATCAGGTCTACTGCATATGGTTTTGGCTGTATTAAGTGTACATTTTTTGGAgcttgtatttctttttttgcacAAAATTTTGGTGCCTCAACACTATTGTCCCTCGTGTGAAGCTTTACCCTCAAAATTATTGGGTAGTTTTTGGGTGGAAGCCATTATTTTGTCAAGTCGGGCATTATTCCTTGCAGTTTCGTGAGCTAGGTCCTGGCTAGAAACTGTATGAACACTCATCTCATCTTTTTCAAATTGTGCCACATGGTCAGTAAGTCTATTCCACTCACTCAAATAGTCAAATTGTTTCTTTGGTCTACAAAGTAAGCTTGATAGGATTTAGGCAAGCATTTCTTTTGATATGATTAGAGAACATATATTTTGCAtagtttttctttcatttcttcccAATCGGTTCTGGGGGGGGTTGTCCCTTCTAAGGCGAAGGTTTTCAATATTGTGCCAATAGTCCATAGCTGAACATATCAGTTTCATCTTGGCAAACTGAACCTTTTTTGCATTTGACAAACCTACTTGATTAAAAAATGATCCATCTCATGTAAACACTTAGTGAAGATCCGTGGGTCTTGTCAACCACCAAATATTGGTGCTTTTAATAATACTGGttcattaaataattattacataaatATTAGTTGGGCTAATAAACTAAAACAATTGGAAATCAAATACAAAGTGCAACAGAGAGTACCCAATAGACTGGCGGGTCTGCTCGAGGGGTGGTGGTACAACCTTTCCAGTGAAGCTTGGAGGAAGGTCGCAACAGGCGATGGAAGCTGTGATGGTCTGCAGTGATGTGACAGGTGCTCAGCTGGCAACTATGAGTTGCAGTAGTGGTTGTTTGGTGTTTCCTGGCATAATTGGTGGGTTGCCAATACACAGAGTCAAGAGCGTGGTTCTTTGATGGCAACTAAACTGGCCTCTGGTGCTTGGGTGGTGAAGGAAGAGTGGAtttgggttgtgggtttgagTGGAAGATCTCGACTGTGGGATTTTGAGTATGGGTGTATCTATATGGTCAACTGTTGTGGGTGAGTGCTGTGAAGGAGGTTTTGGCTAAGAGCCTAAGAGTCTTGTAGTGATGGGTTTTTCAGGGATGGTGGTGGGGTTTTCCCACATTAGTTTAGTAACTGCAACTGGATGCGGGAGACCTTTCGGCAAAGGCCACACTGGGCTATGGGTTGGAATTGAGGGAATCTAGGTGTGGAGTTGTAGTTGAGTGGACTTTGGGTGGTTGATATGAGTGACATGATTCTTTAAGATTGAGAAGTTTGGATGGATGGAGGATGGGCTCTAAAACTGATTTATGACTGGTCTGTTGATTGGATTGAGGTTACTCTCTGATACCAAAATTGATGCTAGACAGGGTAAGAAAAAATACAgttaaaggaaaagaaagagaaaatagtaGAAATCCTAAACTTCACCGCCTAGAATTTGTGTGAAAACCTTACACTTCACCACCAAAGGGTACTTGGATTAACCACTAGCAAGAACAATGTTCTTTAATCTGAAAAGTCCTATTCAAATTGTATTGTCTCAAACCATTCCTAGGGTCTTTTTTAATAGGCTTTGGGGATTACATTAACTAGCAATTACCGCtccgtttgttttgatgtaaaatatttacaggaaaatattttcttattttaccatgtttgttttgtagtaaaatattttcagtcaacCAAATCAATTTAaagcaaatttgtgtaaaatattttacgcttaaaattttggtaaaacattttacatttgttCATAATCTCCTGTCCCGATAACTcaccctccctccctccctccctctcaCACTATCTCTCCCTCTCAGTTCTCTCACAGTCACAACCCAACATTCCTTCTCTCACCCATTAATCCATCTCTCCCAAAACCTACTGGCGGCACCACCAACCGACCGGCATCACCCACCGACCAGCGCCACCTACCAACCAGCGTCACCACCCGACCAGCGCCACCCACCGACCGGCATCACCCCCCAACTGGCGCCACCCACAGACCGACTCCACACCTCCTCCCTCCTCTCGTCTCTCTCACAAAACCGGATCTGACTGTTGAGCGGCAGATTGGGTTTTTGGTGGCTGTTCTTATCTTGCTGGTGGCTGTTCGAATCTCGCCATTGCTAGATTTGTTgggttgttggattttttttgctGGGTTGTTGGATTTTCATATTAGATTCTTTGTTCGTGGGTTTTCTTTTCAGGTTTTTGATCTGGTTTTGTGGGTGGTTTTGCCTTTCTGATATGGATTTTTGGGTTGTTGGTGGTTGTTTTTTGGGTGGTTGGTGATGATTCGGTGGTTGGTGGttgtttttttggtaattgGGAGCAGTTTTTTGAATCTTTGGTGGTGGTTTTGATGGCTATTTTTTGAGTGCTGGTGATTCTGGTGGCTGTTGGGTGTTAGGGTAGGTGGATGACGGTGGCCGATGGGATGGGATTATAGGGTGTGTCTTTGCAatgggtggtggtggctgggtaTGTGGTGGCTGATTTATATTTGCAAGGTTTATGTTACAACACTTACCAAtcacttgaaaatgttttatagtaaaatattttacatttgaaaatattttacgttGAAACAAACGAAGCGTACATCCCATAAAATCCTCAATAACATTTTaggccaaattaaaaaataaaataaaactagtccaaaattcaaatataaagtCTGGTATCTCAAAGGAAATCTGAAAtaacaatttttgaaataattttggtGTTCCTTGCATGTGCTTGTCAATCCAACCAAGGAATGCCCATgagggctgccttggccttggcagcatgGCCAtggggggctgccttggccttggcagtgTGCCCATGGGGGCTGCTGCTTGCCCTCAAATTTGGATTGATTTCCAAAAAATGAGggtttttttggaaaaggaGGTTATTTGCCCCATGGAGGCAGGCATTGGGCAAGCTTGGGTGCCTAGGGGCATGCCTGCATGCATGCCACGCTGCATCGCCCCATACTTCAGCAAAATTGGCCGAATGGGGAGCTCGCAGGTTGATGCCAGGAGCACGCAGATGCCGAGGCATGCCATGAGGCGTGTGTTGCCCGCCACGATTGCAGCAACGATGTCTCCACGGGCATGACTACAGCCCAGGCTTGGGCCGCCGCCGTCGCAATCTGCATCGGTCCACACCCCAAGTTGATTGGTGGACCGGCTGTCACCGTTCCACATCCAGCCTAGAAGGAGGCAAAAATTAAGGTGGATTGATGATTAGATCAGCGAAGGCGTGAAAAGTGGATAGAGATCTTGGTAGGAGAGTGATACTTGTGATAAGAGCACCCTTAAGGTATTGTAAAATGCATTTGACAGCTTGAAAATGAGTTGTAGCCGAAGCATGCAAGGCAGACTTGGTTGACCAAGTTGCACCAGTTAGGGTTGGTGAGTGTCAAATATTACAAGGTACCAACAATGTTTTTGTAGAGTAGGATTAGGTAAGAGAAAACCATTGGATAAAGCTGTTTTTGGTCCAGAAACAACTGGAGTGGTACAAGGATATTAGAGCATATTTATTTTGTGCCAAAGAAAGGCCATGAGAAGAATGAGATGCCTAAATTCCTAGGAAGAAGTGAATATCTCCTAATTAGACCTAGTGAATTTAGTGCCAAGAGATGCTGACAAAGTTGGTGAGCATCAAATGATTGGCTCCTATAAGGATATTGTCATCAGCATAGAGAAGGAGAATAAGGGAGCTATTGGAGAGTGTAAGACAAGCATGGAACTATTCAAGACTGATGAAACCATATTGGATCAAAAGGAAATAAAACGGTCAAACCAAGCTTGGGAGGCTTGTCACATACCAATGATACCATAAATAGGCTTAAGTCAACAAACATGTGTAAGATGACTAGCATGAACAAAACTAGGAGCTTgttgcatgtaaacttcttcaTTAAGGACATTATGAAGGAAAGTATTAGTAACATCAAGTTGATGAATGGGCTAGTGGATGGTAATGGTGATAGAGAGGATAGTATGAATGAAGTGGGCTTAACAGTAGTACTAAATGTATTAGAAAAATCAACATTGGGGTGTTGATACAAACCTTTTGCCACAACTTGTATTTTGCATTGTTCAATAGTGCCATCACTATCACTGAGGGAGAGTTTGAGGTGTCAGTTGTAGAAGTATCAATGGTGGGGAGGTGAAATGTAGAAGGTTGAGATGAAGGTTTTGTAGAGCATGATGAGGTGGTAGCAATAGAAGAGGGAAGAGTGGTGGTAAAACAGATGGGTGGAGGTGAAATGGTAAAAGAAATGATGGGATGTGGTGGTGAAGGGGTAGGGGTAGACATCTTAATTATCATTGAAAAGCACATGGTGAGAGATATAATCACAACCTATTTGAGAATCAAGACACTGATAGCCTTTGTGGAAGGTGTTATACCTGAGAAAGGCTCAAGCCAAGGATTTGGGGCTAAGTTTGTCTTCTCTGATTGACACAAACATGGAAAACAATCAGTTAAATACCTGAAGGATAGAGAAATCTAGGGAAAATGCAAAAAGAAATTCAGCAAGGGAGAGGTGGATAAGGACTTTGTTGGGAAGGTGATGAGGCAGGCGGTGGGAAAGGATCCAAGCCAGTATTTTGTTGGCATTTGTTCTTATGGGAGATCAAGGAACCATCCAATTCAACCCGCGTTCTCAATCTGACTGAAATTGAAGGTTTGTGTATCACATGTTAGTTTGGAAACAGAGAGCAAATCTTGTTTGATGTGAGGAACAACTAAAACTTATGACCAGTATGAATAATTGGCAAACATGTACCATCTCCAACAAGATCTTGATTATTGCCACTAGATAGTTGCACATGTTGAAGAAGAGTGGGATCATAGGTCACATAAGAGGGGGCGCCTGATTTTGAAACGCATTGAGTTGGTTGAGGTGGTGGTGACTGTGTAACACGGAGCCCAGTAAAGGTTTTGATGAAGGTTTCTGTTGCGACTGGCTGCATAATGATAATGACACTTGTCTACGGTGGGTCATGGTGTGACATATTTGGCATTTGATAGAGATGCACGATGGATTCAATCCATGGTCTACAGGGAAAGGTCACACAGTTTGTAGATTTGGTTACTTGTGCAAAACTGGTATTTGGAGTGAGAATATGAAATGGTTGTTGGGGACTTGAGGGTCGACCACTATTGTTGAGGCTTGTTCCAAAAATTTTGTGTGGAGAAAGGTCCTGAAGTATAGAGTACCGTAGCATCTCCCAATGGGAGTGGAGCATGGGTTGTGTGAGAGTAGTTTTAACACTGTTCATGAGTCAGCAAGTGAGATCATATTTTTAATGAAGGTGATGGTTTCAAATCAGTTTTCAATAGTAGTGATGAATGGATCAAACTGTGGACCCGATCCATTCAAGGTGTATGTAACAAGATCAATATCTTTGATCTTTTCACCAATGGGAGTGGAGCAT
This genomic stretch from Castanea sativa cultivar Marrone di Chiusa Pesio chromosome 9, ASM4071231v1 harbors:
- the LOC142609561 gene encoding putative LRR receptor-like serine/threonine-protein kinase At1g67720 isoform X2; the encoded protein is MEIKPLLLSFFFFILLLLDASKAQMPGFVSFDCGGKENFTDEIGLEWTPDIKLMYGETAGISVANETRRQYETLRHFPADSRKYCYTLNVISRSRYLLRATFLYGNFDNNNVYPKFDISLGATYWSTIVISDASTVEVRELIFLALSPTISVCLSNATTGQPFISTLELRQFNGSIYYTDFEELYYLSVSARINFGADSEAPVRYPDDPFDRIWESDSLKRANYLVDVAAGTEKVSTRKPIYVNSKEVPPQKVMQTAVEGTNGSLTYRLNLDGFPGFGWAVTYFAEIEDLGPDETRKFRLVLPGYTDLSKAVVNIEENAQGKYRLYEPGFTNLSLPFVLYFRFGKTSDSIRGPLLNAMEINRYLEKNDGSLDGVSIAKIVSYYSSSDWAQEGGDPCLPVPWSWVQCNSDPQPKIVKITLSGKNLTGNIPSDFAKLTGLVELWVDNNSLSGPIPDFTGCVDLKIIHLENNQLTGELPSSLMNLPNLRELYVQNNMLSGTMPSGLLNKNLILNYSGNINLRKGSKSGSHMNIIIGSSVGAGVLLIATIASCLFMSKGKKRYFEQGMKLEKSSHLSCFYKKLHLVQQTYFDFVIDQLDHSPPVQRLESSKSKAHTEAAYCFTFSEIEDSTRKFEKKIGSGGFGVVYYGKMKDGKEIAVKVLSSNSFQGKREFSNEVTLLSRIHHRNLVQFLGYSQEGDRCMLVYEFMHNGTLKEHLYGHKSINWFKRLEIAEDAAKGIEYLHTGCVPAIIHRDLKSSNILLDKHMRAKVSDFGLSKLAVDGASHVSSIVRGTVGYLDPEYYVSQQSTDKSDVYSFGVILLELISGHEAISNESFGVNCHNIVQWAKLHIESGDIQGIIDPSLHEEFDIQSIWKIAEKALMCVQPHGHMRPSISEVLKEIQDAITIEREAAVAAREGNSDVSRTSIHSSLNQGSMDLGGTDNCLSFDESIARPAAR